A section of the Harmonia axyridis chromosome 2, icHarAxyr1.1, whole genome shotgun sequence genome encodes:
- the LOC123672946 gene encoding protein TAPT1 homolog, whose product MINYKEKYEYNNLKSFKSLLFRTINMLNNHDNIDTPKANLPNFFRKDVTKSLFSFLRYELTMDYQLEHDEERYSAKREKVYSFMKIPLEIERYMLYGFLQCTDSFLFICAFLPIRVAVASWSLMIKPFCKCFGLEKSRKLTPANVCDILRALILIVCSMVMCLIDPNVLYHLIKSQSTIKLYLFYNMLEVGDRLFSSIGQDAIDALFWTATEPKRRKREHLGIIAHLFFAMVYVILHSILVLLQATTLNVAINSSNKVLLTIMMSNNFVELKGSVFKKFDKNNLFQLSCSDIRERFHLCFLLFIVVMQTMKEYSWKTEHFWLLLPDCVVVIVVEFFVDWLKHAFITKFNDLSLDIYRDYTTSLAYDLAQTRQNHAFTDCCDLVARRMGFIPLPLGVVLIRIMIATTTIENWYKIFICSLIYIIIIQLKILTSILVMGRACDLITQHKHDKALLMSPINIKLLTSKESIRDTTKELPTSPVHVLYQKENIDNISGSENLKDKQLMPNDLGSAAIFANSTVDLRNATLNEEVLKADMENIDMEETEGDITRSFPNITADFEDVSNGLKRAESEPALNSCNTEEDETEPTKIK is encoded by the exons ATGataaattataaagaaaaatatgaatataacaatttaaaatcattcaaatcGCTATTATTCCGCACAATTAACATGTTAAATAATCATGATAATATTGATACACCAAAGGCAAATCTaccaaattttttcagaaaag ATGTGACAAAATCCTTGTTCTCCTTTCTGAGATATGAGTTGACAATGGATTACCAGCTGGAACATGATGAAGAAAGATATTCCGCTAAAAGGGAAAAAGTTTATTCTTTCATGAAAATTCCTTTGGAAATTGAACGTTACATGCTTTATGGCTTCTTGCAATGtacagattcatttttatttatatgcGCCTTTCTCCCTATTCGAGTAGCTGTTGCTTCATGGTCACTTATGATAAAACCTTTCTGTAAATGTTTTGGTTTGGAAAAAAGTAGAAAGTTAACACCAGCCAATGTCTGTGATATTCTTAGAGCGCTTATTCTGATTGTTTGTAGTATGGTTATGTGTTTGATTGATCCTAATGTATTATATCATCTGATCAAGAGTCAATCAACAATCAAGTTATATCTTTTTTATAACATGTTGGAAGTTGGGGatagattattttcatcaataggTCAAGATGCTATAGATGCTTTATTTTGGACTGCTACAGAACCTAAGAGAAGGAAAAGGGAGCATTTGGGGATCATTGCTCATCTATTTTTTGCAATGGTTTACGTTATTTTACATAGTATTCTCGTACTGCTACAAGCAACAACCTTGAATGTTGCTATTAATTCTAGCAATAAAGTTCTCTTAACAATTATGATGTCCAACaattttgttgaattgaaaGGTAgcgttttcaaaaaatttgacaagaataatctttttcaattgtcctgtaGTGATATTAGGGAACGATTCCACTTGTGTTTTCTTCTGTTCATTGTGGTAATGCAAACAATGAAAGAATATTCTTGGAAGACAGAACATTTTTGGTTACTACTTCCAGATTGTGTGGTAGTAATAGTAGTAGAATTTTTTGTCGATTGGCTGAAGCATGCTTTCATCACTAAATTTAATGATTTGAGCTTAGATATTTATAGGGATTATACAACAAGCTTGGCGTATGATTTAGCACAAACAAGACAAAATCATGCTTTCACAGACTGCTGTGATTTAGTAGCTAGAAGAATGGGATTTATACCTTTACCATTAGGAGTTGTTTTGATCAGGATAATGATAGCAACAACAACAATAGAAAATTGGTATAAGATTTTTATATGCTCTCtgatttatataataataattcagcTTAAAATACTGACCAGTATTCTGGTTATGGGAAGAGCCTGTGATTTAATAACTCAGCATAAACATGATAAAGCATTGTTGATGTCTCCAATCAATATTAAATTACTAACTAGCAAAGAATCAATTAGAGACACTACCAAAGAACTTCCAACTAGTCCAGTTCATGTATTATATcagaaagaaaatattgataacaTTAGTGGTTCTGAAAATCTTAAAGATAAACAACTAATGCCAAATGATCTAGGCAGTGCAGCAATCTTTGCAAATAGCACTGTTGATTTGAGAAATGCTACATTGAATGAAGAAGTGCTGAAAGCAGACATGGAAAATATAGATATGGAGGAAACCGAAGGTGATATTACAAGAAGTTTTCCTAATATAACTGCGGATTTTGAAGATGTTAGTAATGGTTTGAAGAGAGCAGAGTCTGAGCCAGCTCTCAACTCTTGTAATACAGAAGAAGATGAAACCGAACCcacaaaaattaaatga